One window from the genome of Desulforamulus ruminis DSM 2154 encodes:
- a CDS encoding type IV secretory system conjugative DNA transfer family protein, translating to MVNLKKDRIVMYSLLAVVFLALVFIAHGLALMFICMGAAWWVREKKLQAPVIVVVITIGMGLLGGYGMNLIQKIPRFDEGSGNWLKPEVQDVSVRSWFTARDLRNPADRAGHTGVLLGSLLGFAVAVGMMRRRRRMHGPGVVQGRPLVKKDSGWADEKEAAKLCEFGPPKPGKYGGGVIIGKLNGRILRVIIGRMAIAAHTAIFGATGAGKTFGWVLPNIIAAAHDGWSMVISDPKGELVAGKWNGKGEYEPGIADWLKTQGYNVIVLNFKDPGQGSHRWNPLFEARDEGEFRQVCEAMILSAGKENPFFAGGESNLFTALMGLTRYGSFLEEEMRHMRTVLTLLSWPVEKLDEAFEKEFRSGRLPVYYYEKWRGAVGMFNNFATGVQNKVAVMTDGPLAALTAGHDVNLLDLATKKTALFCILPTIGDLRPLLTAFYFLLFKRLVEYAEANNNRLPIPVRFILDEFANIGRIPNFNNRISFDRGLGICYNYIVQSRTQLNSLYGADVAETFLGNTDIRMALRVNDDKTAGYFTRQLGSADVWDVSQRKDVTWPWKRVEIPKKTESKKKMDLLFPWQFYEMEFFTSVVRIPTCRPFYLDTVAFSDLKEFKELSREPKTIADFAPAVPKQVPTPPIPSPVEEAEGIEELPKRKRKGSKGNPVEPLPDVAGILEADPGDNDIMRMFGS from the coding sequence TTGGTTAACCTAAAAAAAGATCGTATTGTGATGTACTCGCTGTTGGCGGTGGTCTTTTTAGCACTGGTTTTCATCGCCCATGGACTGGCTCTAATGTTTATCTGCATGGGTGCTGCATGGTGGGTCAGAGAGAAAAAGCTTCAGGCCCCAGTCATTGTTGTGGTGATTACCATTGGAATGGGGCTGCTTGGTGGGTACGGAATGAATCTCATTCAGAAAATACCAAGGTTTGATGAGGGGTCCGGGAATTGGCTGAAACCCGAAGTTCAGGATGTTTCTGTTCGATCTTGGTTTACTGCCAGGGATTTAAGAAACCCCGCAGACCGGGCAGGACATACCGGAGTGCTGTTGGGAAGTTTGCTGGGGTTTGCAGTTGCGGTGGGGATGATGAGACGCAGACGCCGGATGCATGGACCGGGAGTGGTTCAGGGAAGGCCGTTGGTGAAAAAGGATAGTGGTTGGGCCGACGAAAAAGAGGCTGCCAAATTATGTGAATTTGGGCCTCCAAAGCCGGGCAAGTACGGCGGAGGGGTGATCATCGGGAAGTTGAACGGCCGCATTTTGCGGGTCATCATCGGCCGCATGGCTATTGCAGCTCACACCGCCATTTTTGGAGCCACGGGGGCCGGAAAAACCTTTGGCTGGGTTCTGCCGAATATCATAGCTGCGGCCCATGACGGTTGGTCCATGGTGATTTCGGACCCAAAAGGGGAGTTGGTGGCCGGAAAGTGGAATGGCAAGGGGGAGTATGAGCCGGGCATTGCGGACTGGCTGAAGACCCAGGGCTACAATGTGATCGTCCTGAATTTTAAAGATCCGGGACAGGGGAGTCATCGCTGGAATCCCTTGTTTGAAGCGAGAGATGAGGGCGAATTCCGGCAGGTTTGCGAAGCCATGATTCTCAGTGCCGGGAAAGAAAATCCGTTCTTTGCCGGGGGCGAATCCAACCTCTTCACGGCGCTTATGGGGCTGACCCGGTACGGGAGTTTTCTGGAGGAAGAAATGCGGCATATGCGAACGGTGCTGACGCTGCTCTCCTGGCCGGTGGAAAAACTGGATGAGGCTTTTGAGAAAGAGTTCCGGTCGGGCCGTCTGCCGGTCTATTATTATGAGAAATGGCGGGGGGCGGTCGGCATGTTTAATAACTTTGCCACCGGGGTGCAGAACAAAGTAGCGGTGATGACGGATGGTCCCTTAGCGGCCCTGACCGCCGGGCATGATGTTAATCTCCTGGATCTCGCCACCAAGAAAACCGCGCTGTTTTGTATCCTCCCGACCATTGGGGATTTAAGGCCGTTACTGACGGCTTTTTATTTTTTGCTTTTTAAGCGTCTGGTGGAATATGCGGAGGCCAATAACAATCGGCTTCCGATTCCCGTTCGGTTTATCCTTGATGAGTTTGCCAACATCGGTCGAATTCCGAACTTTAACAACCGGATTTCGTTCGACCGGGGACTGGGGATCTGCTACAACTACATTGTCCAGTCCCGCACCCAGTTGAACAGCCTCTATGGGGCGGATGTGGCCGAGACGTTTTTAGGGAATACCGATATCCGCATGGCCCTGCGGGTTAATGACGATAAAACGGCCGGGTACTTTACCCGGCAGCTGGGCAGTGCGGATGTGTGGGATGTTTCCCAGAGAAAAGACGTGACCTGGCCCTGGAAGCGGGTGGAGATCCCCAAAAAGACGGAGAGTAAGAAGAAGATGGATCTCTTGTTCCCCTGGCAGTTTTATGAGATGGAATTCTTTACGTCCGTGGTTCGGATTCCCACCTGCCGGCCTTTTTATCTGGACACGGTGGCCTTCTCGGACCTGAAAGAGTTTAAGGAGTTATCCAGGGAACCCAAAACCATTGCGGATTTTGCCCCGGCGGTACCGAAGCAGGTACCCACCCCGCCGATTCCCAGTCCGGTGGAAGAAGCAGAAGGGATTGAGGAACTGCCAAAGAGGAAGAGGAAAGGGTCGAAGGGAAACCCGGTTGAGCCTCTGCCGGATGTGGCCGGGATTTTGGAAGCGGACCCCGGGGATAACGATATTATGCGGATGTTTGGGAGTTAG
- a CDS encoding RNA-binding protein S1, protein MMYKPEGYSITADRWEQLHEAKKRGFPVEGTVERVTWVEEKPVWVLDMGEEIPGMVPFGETGLEREEMASRFIGQKVWVKVRRLDAGTRSVICSRKEVVEDAAERFFKEIKPGDVIPVVVKAVLAKTEEKPERLQVDVGGGVLVEVSRKNATRSQVRRLVELYPPGTSVRARVIQADRESNAIQVSLVDEKNPWEGFLVQRGDFLKGQVIKMVSTEKDQLVLLEIKPGIIGIANLPQRGRLKRGDVVPVAVTMVDPEKEKLHLRIRGVRLA, encoded by the coding sequence ATGATGTACAAACCTGAAGGATATAGCATTACGGCGGATCGCTGGGAGCAGCTGCACGAGGCAAAAAAGCGGGGGTTTCCGGTAGAGGGAACGGTGGAGCGAGTTACCTGGGTTGAAGAGAAGCCGGTTTGGGTATTGGACATGGGAGAAGAGATACCCGGGATGGTCCCTTTCGGTGAGACCGGACTGGAAAGGGAGGAAATGGCCAGTCGCTTCATCGGTCAGAAGGTATGGGTGAAGGTACGGCGGTTGGATGCGGGGACACGATCAGTCATTTGCTCCCGCAAAGAAGTGGTTGAGGATGCCGCCGAGAGGTTCTTTAAGGAGATCAAACCCGGAGATGTAATTCCGGTGGTTGTGAAGGCGGTTTTGGCCAAGACTGAAGAAAAACCGGAACGGCTGCAGGTGGATGTAGGGGGCGGGGTATTGGTGGAAGTATCCCGCAAAAACGCAACCCGAAGTCAGGTACGTCGTTTGGTGGAGCTTTATCCTCCTGGGACTTCGGTTCGAGCCCGGGTGATCCAGGCTGATCGGGAGTCGAATGCCATCCAGGTGTCTTTGGTGGACGAAAAGAACCCCTGGGAGGGTTTTTTAGTCCAGCGGGGGGACTTTCTGAAGGGACAGGTTATAAAGATGGTGAGTACAGAGAAAGATCAACTGGTTCTGTTAGAAATTAAGCCGGGAATTATAGGCATTGCCAATCTGCCGCAGCGCGGCCGGCTGAAAAGGGGAGACGTGGTACCGGTGGCGGTAACCATGGTTGACCCGGAGAAGGAAAAGCTTCATCTCAGGATACGGGGTGTTCGATTGGCCTAA
- a CDS encoding metal-dependent hydrolase — protein sequence MTGITHAAAGSVLGAAIAVWGGQEMIGAVVGAAAALLPDVDHPGSYAGRGFRPLAVWLERKYGHRDSPTHTLLFCITVGLVFGVLAAVAFGSALLVLSAIAGAVSHLLLDGLTRSSIRPLRLFLPRLPRKWEPVKAKLEKASWTRKKWSGPISTGKDLREFVLAVLCFSLTLIIFGIKS from the coding sequence ATGACGGGCATTACTCATGCGGCGGCCGGCTCGGTTCTGGGGGCAGCTATAGCAGTGTGGGGCGGGCAGGAGATGATTGGCGCCGTAGTCGGGGCTGCGGCAGCGCTGCTTCCGGATGTGGATCACCCCGGCAGTTACGCCGGCCGGGGGTTCCGGCCCCTGGCAGTTTGGCTGGAGCGAAAGTATGGCCACCGGGACAGCCCCACCCATACGCTGCTGTTTTGTATTACCGTGGGATTGGTCTTCGGCGTTTTGGCCGCCGTTGCCTTTGGCAGTGCGCTTTTAGTCCTTTCCGCAATAGCCGGGGCCGTATCCCATCTCTTACTGGACGGGTTGACACGCAGCAGCATCCGGCCATTGCGATTGTTTTTACCGAGACTGCCCCGGAAATGGGAGCCGGTAAAGGCGAAACTGGAAAAAGCATCCTGGACCCGGAAGAAATGGAGTGGACCTATTTCCACCGGGAAGGATCTCCGGGAGTTTGTTTTAGCAGTACTCTGCTTTTCGTTAACCCTGATAATTTTTGGCATAAAATCTTAA